A window of the Branchiibius hedensis genome harbors these coding sequences:
- a CDS encoding ATP-binding cassette domain-containing protein encodes MQIEADKVSVDGPHGVLLEPTSLSLESGEVTVVAGVPGAGHTALSLVLSGRMAPHRGRVLVDGQPNNKRLRRITALVDVPEVCDPDEVLPLKTVVGEELAIAQLPAGRTGVTHWLHEHDADELRNTRIEHLSGEFRIEMLTEIAARRPGIEALVMCCPDRYGTTYDQAVSVAQAAAAEGVAVCLQLTSPTVRSHEGLIWIGGVPA; translated from the coding sequence ATGCAGATCGAGGCCGACAAGGTCAGCGTTGATGGACCACACGGCGTACTCCTGGAGCCCACCAGTCTGAGCCTTGAATCCGGCGAGGTGACGGTGGTCGCCGGTGTGCCGGGTGCAGGACACACAGCGCTCTCGCTGGTGCTGTCGGGTCGGATGGCCCCGCATCGGGGCCGGGTGCTGGTGGACGGGCAACCAAACAACAAACGCCTGCGTCGGATCACCGCCCTGGTCGACGTGCCCGAGGTCTGTGATCCCGACGAAGTGCTGCCGCTCAAGACCGTGGTCGGCGAGGAACTGGCGATCGCCCAGCTGCCCGCCGGGCGCACCGGCGTCACTCACTGGTTGCACGAACACGACGCCGACGAGCTGCGCAACACCCGCATCGAGCACCTGTCGGGAGAGTTCCGCATCGAGATGCTCACCGAGATAGCGGCCAGGCGGCCGGGGATCGAGGCGCTGGTGATGTGTTGCCCGGATCGGTACGGCACGACGTACGACCAAGCGGTCTCGGTTGCCCAAGCCGCCGCCGCCGAGGGGGTGGCGGTCTGTTTGCAGCTGACCAGTCCCACGGTCCGCTCCCATGAGGGCCTGATCTGGATCGGCGGGGTGCCGGCATGA
- a CDS encoding thiolase family protein, which yields MREAVLVDVVRLASGKGKPGGALSATHPTVLLSTVLQALVQRSDLDPALVEDVITGCVQQSGEQAMNIGRSALLGAGFPESVPATTINRQCGSSQQAVHFAAQGVMAGAYDVVIACGVESMSRVPMGASPQGQDYEGPQVHERYPDGLVHQGISAELVASRWKLDREQLDEYSARSHQRAAHAATSGFFDREVVGIQVTDANGATIAHTVDETVRPSTTAEQLAGLKPSFQTPDFSARFPEIEWSITAGNSSPLTDGASAALIMDSVVAQRLGLIPRARFVSFAVTGDDPIMMLTAPIPATQQALKRAGLGIDDIDAYEVNEAFAPVPLAWQREIGAHPERLNARGGAIALGHALGSSGTRLLATLVNHLEATGGRYGLQTMCEAAGMANATIIERL from the coding sequence ATGCGTGAAGCTGTTCTTGTCGATGTCGTCCGCCTGGCGTCCGGGAAGGGCAAGCCCGGTGGCGCCCTCTCGGCGACGCACCCCACCGTGTTGTTGAGCACGGTGCTGCAAGCGCTCGTCCAGCGCAGCGATCTGGACCCGGCTCTCGTCGAGGACGTCATCACCGGGTGCGTCCAACAAAGCGGCGAGCAAGCCATGAACATCGGGCGATCCGCGCTGCTGGGAGCCGGTTTCCCCGAGTCCGTGCCCGCGACCACCATCAACCGGCAGTGCGGATCAAGCCAGCAAGCGGTGCACTTCGCGGCGCAAGGGGTGATGGCCGGTGCGTACGACGTGGTGATCGCCTGCGGTGTCGAGTCCATGAGCCGGGTGCCGATGGGCGCCTCACCGCAGGGCCAGGACTACGAAGGTCCCCAGGTGCATGAGCGCTATCCCGATGGCCTGGTCCACCAGGGAATCTCGGCGGAACTGGTTGCGTCCCGATGGAAGCTGGACCGCGAGCAGCTCGACGAATACTCGGCCCGCTCCCACCAACGCGCTGCGCACGCCGCCACGAGCGGTTTCTTCGACCGTGAGGTCGTGGGGATCCAGGTCACCGACGCTAACGGGGCCACGATCGCGCACACCGTCGATGAAACCGTGCGCCCGTCGACGACCGCTGAGCAACTTGCAGGTTTGAAGCCGTCCTTCCAGACGCCAGACTTCTCGGCGCGCTTCCCCGAAATCGAATGGTCGATCACCGCGGGCAACTCTTCGCCGCTCACCGATGGTGCATCCGCCGCGTTGATCATGGATTCCGTTGTGGCCCAACGCCTCGGGCTCATCCCGCGGGCGCGATTCGTGTCGTTTGCCGTCACCGGTGACGATCCGATCATGATGCTCACCGCGCCCATTCCCGCTACCCAGCAGGCTCTCAAACGAGCCGGGCTGGGCATCGATGACATCGACGCCTACGAAGTCAACGAAGCCTTCGCCCCCGTGCCCCTGGCGTGGCAGCGGGAGATCGGGGCTCACCCGGAGCGCCTCAACGCGCGCGGTGGCGCCATCGCGCTCGGCCATGCGTTGGGCTCCTCAGGCACCCGGCTGCTGGCCACGCTGGTCAACCACCTGGAGGCCACCGGCGGGCGCTACGGACTGCAGACCATGTGCGAGGCAGCCGGAATGGCCAACGCCACCATCATCGAGCGGCTCTGA
- a CDS encoding ferredoxin, whose protein sequence is MPRLILDRSRCTGLGLCEAYAEHVFEIQQDGKLALLTEQIDEQDLDAVQQACESCPTEALRLEA, encoded by the coding sequence ATGCCCCGATTGATTCTGGACCGGAGCCGCTGCACCGGGCTCGGCCTGTGCGAGGCGTACGCCGAACACGTCTTCGAGATCCAGCAGGACGGCAAGCTCGCCCTGCTCACCGAGCAGATCGACGAACAGGACCTGGACGCCGTACAACAAGCCTGTGAGTCGTGCCCGACCGAGGCTCTGCGTCTGGAGGCGTGA
- a CDS encoding NAD(P)/FAD-dependent oxidoreductase, which yields MPAGLVVVGASLAGLRAVEAARKSGYAGPITLIGAEPHLPYDRPPLSKDVLAQDKEPPDTTFRTQGHLRDELGVRVLLSAPAIALDPAQRSVMLADGEVPYEQVVVATGAVPRSLPGYEDHPQVLALRTVDDAHTLRAAMAAGARVLVVGCGFIGSEVASALIRHGGSVTMVELADVPLVRAVGEETGAYFAQLHRDNGVDLRLSCKVQQITESTGGLAVSLSDGSSVEADLVVVGLGAVPATSWLTSSGIGLELDQSVSADAGLRTTLPDVYAAGDVVTWENGQFGRRMRLEHWTSAAEQGAVAARNAVGGQEQYETVPYFWSDLHGKRIQFVGVHGTTTTTVQDADSRVVLYHADGTLLGALTVAQPRLTMKLRKIIAGGGPVADALALLSVAGLR from the coding sequence GTGCCTGCCGGGCTCGTGGTCGTGGGCGCCTCACTGGCCGGCTTGCGTGCGGTGGAGGCGGCGCGCAAGAGCGGGTACGCCGGGCCGATCACCCTGATCGGTGCCGAACCGCACCTGCCCTACGACCGACCGCCGTTGTCCAAAGACGTTCTCGCACAGGACAAAGAGCCTCCCGACACCACCTTCCGGACGCAGGGTCATCTGCGCGACGAGCTGGGGGTCCGCGTGCTGCTGTCTGCTCCGGCGATCGCGCTCGACCCGGCCCAGAGGTCGGTGATGCTCGCCGACGGCGAAGTCCCCTACGAGCAGGTGGTCGTTGCGACCGGTGCTGTGCCGCGATCGTTGCCCGGTTACGAGGACCATCCGCAGGTGCTGGCACTACGGACCGTTGACGATGCCCACACGTTGCGAGCAGCGATGGCAGCAGGCGCTCGGGTCCTGGTCGTGGGGTGCGGCTTCATCGGTTCGGAGGTTGCCTCGGCCCTGATCCGGCACGGCGGTTCCGTGACGATGGTCGAGTTGGCCGACGTGCCGTTGGTGCGAGCGGTCGGCGAGGAGACGGGGGCGTACTTCGCGCAGTTGCATCGGGACAACGGAGTGGATCTACGACTCTCGTGCAAGGTGCAGCAGATCACCGAAAGCACTGGGGGACTGGCTGTTTCGCTGAGCGATGGCAGTTCCGTCGAGGCGGACCTGGTCGTCGTCGGGTTGGGCGCGGTGCCGGCAACCTCCTGGTTGACGTCGTCGGGCATCGGACTGGAGCTCGATCAGAGCGTGTCAGCGGATGCCGGCCTGCGGACCACCCTGCCTGACGTCTACGCCGCCGGCGACGTCGTGACCTGGGAGAACGGACAGTTCGGCCGACGGATGCGCTTGGAGCACTGGACCAGTGCCGCGGAGCAGGGTGCGGTCGCGGCCCGTAACGCTGTCGGCGGCCAGGAGCAGTATGAAACGGTGCCGTACTTCTGGTCTGACCTGCACGGCAAGCGGATCCAGTTCGTCGGCGTCCACGGCACGACCACCACAACGGTGCAGGATGCGGACAGCCGGGTGGTGCTCTACCACGCAGACGGCACTCTGCTGGGCGCCCTGACGGTGGCTCAGCCTCGGCTGACGATGAAGCTGCGCAAGATCATCGCCGGGGGCGGACCCGTCGCGGATGCGCTCGCCCTGCTCAGCGTGGCCGGGCTGCGCTGA
- a CDS encoding cobalamin B12-binding domain-containing protein, producing the protein MHDSSDNAAAVLQGREEIFDAILGLDADTMRQLILGFQASGGTDLVVADVLIPVLRRVGDMWASGQLSVLHEHHASRIVRSVMAEFRRPATQIEVQVPVVMACPPGELHDLPSHLFSLMLLERGLTPVVLGADTPWKATAAAVRSCSARACVLSGMKPAGLRHRSAVVKLLAQSAPVLVAGPLGERTSIPGVIALPANWRLAGDQVLAAATRATSPATVGAS; encoded by the coding sequence GTGCACGACTCGAGTGACAACGCAGCCGCAGTGCTGCAGGGTCGCGAAGAGATCTTCGACGCGATCCTGGGTCTGGACGCGGACACGATGCGGCAGCTCATCCTCGGTTTCCAGGCATCCGGCGGCACCGACCTCGTCGTCGCCGACGTGCTGATCCCCGTCCTGCGTCGGGTCGGAGACATGTGGGCCAGCGGTCAGTTGAGCGTCCTGCACGAGCATCACGCCTCACGCATCGTCCGCTCGGTCATGGCCGAGTTCCGTCGTCCGGCGACGCAGATCGAGGTGCAGGTGCCGGTGGTCATGGCATGTCCGCCCGGGGAGTTGCATGACCTGCCCAGTCATCTGTTCTCTCTGATGCTGTTGGAGCGCGGACTGACGCCGGTGGTCCTGGGTGCGGACACGCCGTGGAAGGCGACCGCTGCAGCGGTGCGGTCCTGCTCGGCCCGAGCGTGCGTCCTGTCCGGGATGAAACCGGCCGGTCTGCGGCACCGATCCGCCGTCGTGAAGCTGCTCGCCCAATCGGCACCCGTCCTGGTGGCCGGTCCGTTGGGGGAGCGTACGTCGATCCCCGGCGTGATCGCCCTGCCGGCCAATTGGCGACTCGCCGGCGACCAGGTCCTCGCCGCGGCCACCCGAGCGACGTCTCCGGCCACCGTCGGCGCCTCCTAA
- a CDS encoding aldehyde dehydrogenase family protein yields the protein MTVTETITHVPMLIDGVDISADERITVINPKNGEPVATIPRGDVSHVDAAVAAARLSYESGVWANATAAHRIEVIRRLAQLVGDHLDELVDLETLGNGATVRQATGFHIGYVAPHMEYFTDLATRFDSEVPGPRTSFPSLGQASVRREPIGVVAVIAPFNFPLLLASWKIVPALLTGNSVVVKPDERTSLAILRFAQLALEAGLPDGVLNVVTGTGEEVGVPLASHPDVGKVGFTGSTAVGKQIMRLAADTVKSVTLELGGKSPALVLPDADLDLAADGLLYGGLLYSGQVCESMTRLLVHESIHDEFVDRLVKRASTIVVGQPDDWDTDLGPVISQESRDRILDYINGAVADGATVAFGGKVPEGEEFSQGFWVEPTILTDVRPEMRVAREEIFGPVLSVLRYSTVEEAIEIANNTDYGLAASVWTSDNDTALSVAARIRAGSVWINDAHQINAAVPFGGYKQSGLGRELGPDALAAFVETKAIHLDLSGRRDARPYDVLLSHADEETS from the coding sequence ATGACTGTCACCGAGACGATCACCCACGTGCCCATGCTGATCGACGGCGTGGACATCTCGGCCGATGAGCGCATCACCGTGATCAACCCCAAGAACGGCGAACCGGTCGCCACCATCCCGCGCGGGGATGTATCCCACGTCGATGCGGCCGTGGCCGCGGCCAGACTCAGTTACGAGTCCGGCGTGTGGGCGAATGCCACGGCCGCGCATCGGATCGAGGTCATCCGACGGCTCGCCCAGTTGGTCGGCGACCACCTCGATGAGTTGGTCGACTTGGAGACCCTGGGCAACGGAGCGACGGTGCGTCAGGCCACCGGCTTCCACATCGGCTACGTCGCGCCGCACATGGAGTACTTCACCGATCTGGCAACGCGATTCGACTCCGAAGTGCCCGGCCCGCGCACGAGCTTCCCGAGTCTGGGTCAGGCCAGCGTGCGGCGCGAGCCGATCGGCGTGGTTGCCGTGATCGCTCCGTTCAACTTCCCGCTGTTGCTCGCGTCGTGGAAGATCGTCCCCGCCCTGCTCACCGGCAACAGCGTGGTCGTCAAACCCGATGAGCGTACGTCGTTGGCGATCCTGCGCTTTGCGCAACTCGCGCTGGAGGCGGGCCTGCCGGACGGCGTACTCAACGTGGTCACCGGCACGGGGGAGGAGGTCGGCGTACCGCTGGCTTCGCACCCGGACGTCGGCAAAGTCGGCTTCACCGGCTCGACGGCGGTCGGCAAGCAGATCATGCGGCTGGCGGCAGACACCGTCAAAAGCGTCACCCTGGAACTCGGCGGGAAGTCCCCAGCGCTGGTGCTCCCCGATGCGGACCTCGATCTCGCCGCCGATGGCCTGTTGTACGGCGGCCTGCTGTATTCGGGTCAGGTCTGCGAGTCGATGACCCGGTTGTTGGTGCACGAATCCATCCACGACGAGTTCGTCGACCGGCTCGTCAAGCGGGCATCGACCATCGTCGTGGGCCAGCCGGACGACTGGGACACCGACCTCGGACCGGTCATCTCGCAGGAGTCGCGCGACCGCATCCTCGACTACATCAACGGCGCAGTCGCCGACGGCGCAACGGTGGCTTTCGGAGGCAAAGTCCCTGAGGGAGAGGAGTTTTCGCAGGGATTCTGGGTCGAGCCGACCATTCTCACCGACGTACGCCCCGAGATGCGGGTGGCACGGGAGGAGATCTTCGGGCCGGTGCTGTCGGTGTTGCGGTACTCCACTGTCGAGGAGGCCATCGAGATCGCCAACAACACCGACTACGGGTTGGCGGCCAGCGTGTGGACCTCCGACAACGACACCGCGCTGTCGGTGGCTGCCCGAATCCGGGCCGGTTCGGTGTGGATCAACGACGCGCACCAGATCAACGCCGCGGTGCCGTTCGGCGGCTACAAACAAAGCGGTCTCGGCCGCGAGTTGGGGCCCGACGCCCTCGCCGCGTTCGTCGAGACCAAAGCGATCCATCTGGACCTGTCGGGCCGGCGCGACGCCCGACCCTACGACGTCCTGCTCAGCCACGCCGACGAGGAGACCTCATGA
- a CDS encoding NAD(P)H-dependent flavin oxidoreductase, which produces MSLPAILSGPLSVPVVASPMFIASGPDLVVAECTSGVIGAFPALNARPASLLGDWLDEITDRCAAYQGQNPDAIVAPFAVNQIVHRSNDRLEADMATIVEHQVPIVITSLGARPEINDAVHSYGGIVLHDVINNAFAHKAIEKGADGLIAVAAGAGGHAGTLSPFALLSEIRSWFDGPLLLSGAIAHGRSVLAAQAAGADFAYVGSAFLSTVEANVADDYRQMVVNSGASDIVYSNLFTGVHGNYLRGSIEAAGLDPDDLPTSDPSAMSFGSSGGDAKAWRDIWGSGQGIGVIEQSSTVAELVARLRSEYLTARDELTARWVAETVG; this is translated from the coding sequence ATGTCGTTGCCTGCAATCCTCTCCGGTCCGCTGTCCGTGCCGGTGGTCGCCTCGCCGATGTTCATCGCCTCGGGACCGGATCTGGTGGTGGCCGAATGCACCTCCGGGGTCATCGGCGCGTTTCCGGCGCTGAACGCGCGCCCGGCGAGCCTGTTGGGTGACTGGCTGGATGAGATCACCGACCGTTGCGCGGCGTACCAAGGGCAGAACCCGGACGCGATCGTCGCGCCGTTCGCGGTGAACCAGATCGTCCATCGCTCCAACGACCGACTGGAGGCCGATATGGCCACCATCGTGGAGCACCAGGTGCCGATCGTGATCACCTCACTGGGCGCCCGGCCGGAGATCAACGATGCCGTGCACTCCTACGGCGGCATCGTCTTGCACGACGTCATCAACAACGCGTTCGCGCACAAGGCAATCGAGAAGGGCGCGGATGGTCTGATCGCTGTCGCTGCCGGTGCCGGTGGACACGCGGGCACGCTGTCGCCGTTCGCGTTGCTGTCGGAGATCCGCTCGTGGTTCGACGGGCCGCTGTTGCTGTCGGGAGCGATTGCGCACGGCCGTTCGGTGCTGGCGGCACAGGCTGCCGGTGCCGACTTCGCCTACGTCGGGTCGGCCTTCCTGTCGACGGTCGAAGCCAACGTGGCCGATGACTACCGTCAGATGGTCGTCAACTCCGGCGCCAGCGACATCGTCTACAGCAACTTGTTCACCGGTGTGCACGGCAACTATCTGCGCGGCAGTATCGAGGCGGCCGGTCTTGACCCGGATGATCTGCCCACCTCTGACCCTTCGGCGATGAGCTTCGGATCCAGCGGTGGCGACGCGAAGGCGTGGCGGGACATTTGGGGCTCGGGGCAGGGGATCGGGGTCATCGAGCAGTCATCCACCGTGGCGGAACTGGTGGCCCGGCTGCGCAGCGAATACCTCACGGCCCGCGACGAATTGACCGCGCGCTGGGTCGCCGAGACCGTCGGCTGA
- a CDS encoding cytochrome P450: protein MTIIDDEAEVEFIPATSEGKPDYDEIDVSAKSFWLQTSEEHEEVYRVLRQTRPVSWQRPVEDAVTPDPDDPGYWAVVRHEDIVRISKDNETFVSRQGVLFDLLPEVFLEMSQSFLAMDDPKHSRLRSLVSAAFTPKQIRKIQADIEKRAAWVVDRIVGKGTIDFVAEVAQQLPMHTFCDLFGIPDELREDVRSAASDVVAWTDAELLGDRSADEVQVEACVRLHEISEQLIAERRANPTDDLLTALVQAEVDGEQLSDFEIGSFFVLMSVAGTDTTTQTTSCATLALTQHPEQKAWLMEDFDGRIAVALEEFLRWASPVMTFRRTAVAETTLGGQTILPGDKVVMFYPSGSFDETVFGDPGTFRLDRNPNPHLVFGGGGVHYCLGNQLAKAMLTAVFRELLTKVPDGRAYDPVFMDSNFMRTIKRMKFDVNG, encoded by the coding sequence ATGACGATCATCGACGATGAAGCCGAGGTGGAGTTCATCCCGGCGACCAGCGAAGGCAAACCGGACTACGACGAGATCGATGTCTCGGCGAAAAGCTTCTGGCTGCAGACTTCGGAGGAGCACGAGGAGGTGTATCGCGTTCTGCGCCAGACCCGCCCGGTCTCCTGGCAGCGCCCGGTCGAAGACGCGGTGACCCCGGACCCGGACGACCCCGGGTACTGGGCGGTCGTCCGGCACGAAGACATCGTGCGGATCAGCAAGGACAACGAGACCTTCGTGTCGCGGCAAGGAGTGCTCTTCGACCTCCTGCCCGAGGTGTTCCTGGAGATGTCCCAGTCCTTTCTGGCGATGGACGATCCCAAGCACAGCCGGCTGCGCAGTCTGGTCAGTGCGGCGTTCACGCCCAAGCAGATCCGCAAGATCCAGGCGGACATCGAGAAGCGCGCCGCGTGGGTCGTCGACCGCATCGTGGGAAAGGGCACCATCGACTTCGTCGCCGAGGTTGCCCAACAACTGCCGATGCACACCTTCTGCGACCTCTTCGGGATTCCGGATGAGCTGCGCGAAGACGTCCGATCGGCCGCCTCGGATGTCGTGGCGTGGACCGATGCTGAGCTGCTCGGCGATCGGTCCGCGGACGAAGTCCAGGTCGAGGCCTGTGTCCGGCTGCACGAGATCAGCGAGCAGCTCATCGCCGAGCGTCGCGCCAACCCCACCGATGACCTGCTGACCGCCTTGGTGCAGGCCGAGGTCGACGGCGAGCAACTGAGCGACTTCGAGATCGGCTCGTTCTTCGTGTTGATGTCGGTCGCCGGGACGGACACCACCACTCAGACCACGAGCTGCGCGACGCTGGCGCTGACCCAGCATCCGGAGCAAAAGGCCTGGCTGATGGAGGACTTCGACGGGCGGATCGCGGTGGCCCTGGAGGAGTTCCTGCGCTGGGCGTCACCGGTGATGACCTTCCGGCGGACCGCCGTGGCCGAGACCACCCTGGGTGGCCAAACCATCCTGCCGGGCGACAAGGTCGTGATGTTCTACCCCTCGGGCAGCTTCGATGAGACCGTCTTCGGCGACCCGGGCACGTTCCGCCTGGACCGCAACCCCAACCCGCATCTGGTGTTCGGCGGTGGTGGTGTGCACTACTGCCTCGGCAACCAACTGGCCAAGGCGATGTTGACCGCTGTCTTCCGCGAACTGCTCACCAAAGTGCCGGACGGCCGCGCCTACGACCCGGTCTTCATGGACAGCAACTTCATGCGCACGATCAAGCGGATGAAGTTCGATGTGAACGGATGA
- a CDS encoding YhgE/Pip family protein — protein MKAFRMALSEWRRLTSGKWPTLAVIAIMLIPTLYAGLYLWANRDPYGALSQVKAAIVVQDQPAKSQNSGTIHVGPQIAHNLKDDGSFDWQEVDADTAARGVSDGSYVFSLTIPKDFSAALASTADFDPTRAPLILTTNEANNYLSSTIADQVLTRVTRSIEQNVSEQAASSFLLGFSTIHQQIKKAGEGADQLHTGLVTAQGGAGKLASGADQLKTGTDTLVDGTGKLVTGAGQLVTGTGQLVTGSGQLADGTSSLSTGANRLATAEDQLLSGQKTLNTGIGTARTGASDLHTGAVKLASGADQVAAGNQQIATLGDKIADASQTAHGQLDTIRADLVEKLKDSGLPEATQQEILAKLDEVRKPLDDLNTKVQQDRGQLDTLASGSKQVATGAHQLVEGSQKLVDGLGTAQSGSSQLVSGQQQARDGAYQLKDGAAKANSGAQQLHSGAQQVDTGARQLQTGIGQADGGARKLQTGAGQLATGAHDLQKGLGSAVTGSKQLADGLKEGLGSIPDLDQDDRDATASTIASPIKTQDVAEAKAGSYGAGLAPFFCCIGAWVGAYVMFLLVRPLSRRAIAARQGPGRTALAGWLTPAAIAVAQVLIMLTIVVRVVDISVLESVPVLLFLALTAVTFVAIVHTLNAWLGPVGQLLGLVLLVLQLASAGGTFPWQTLPTALQAVHHVLPMSYAVDGLRHLMYGAPLSDVPMDALVLGVYLIASLALTAAAAYRRRIWKVADIKPEIAL, from the coding sequence ATGAAGGCCTTCCGCATGGCGCTCAGCGAATGGCGCCGCCTGACCTCCGGCAAGTGGCCCACCCTGGCCGTGATCGCGATCATGCTGATCCCGACGCTGTACGCCGGGTTGTACCTCTGGGCCAACCGTGACCCCTACGGCGCGCTGAGTCAGGTCAAGGCCGCGATCGTCGTACAGGATCAACCGGCGAAGTCGCAGAACAGCGGCACGATCCACGTCGGCCCCCAGATCGCGCACAACCTCAAGGACGACGGTTCGTTCGACTGGCAGGAAGTGGACGCCGACACAGCGGCCCGGGGCGTCAGCGACGGGTCCTACGTCTTCTCCCTCACCATCCCCAAGGACTTCTCGGCGGCGCTGGCCTCCACCGCCGACTTCGACCCGACCCGGGCTCCGTTGATCCTGACAACCAACGAGGCCAACAACTATCTGTCGTCGACCATCGCCGACCAGGTGCTGACCAGAGTCACCCGGTCGATCGAGCAGAACGTCAGCGAACAAGCGGCCAGCAGCTTCCTGCTGGGTTTCTCCACCATCCACCAGCAGATCAAGAAGGCCGGCGAGGGTGCCGATCAACTGCACACCGGTCTGGTCACCGCTCAGGGCGGTGCCGGCAAACTTGCCTCCGGCGCCGATCAGCTCAAGACCGGGACGGACACCCTGGTGGACGGCACCGGCAAGCTGGTGACCGGAGCGGGTCAGTTGGTCACGGGGACCGGCCAGTTGGTCACCGGTAGCGGTCAGTTGGCCGACGGCACCAGCAGCTTGTCGACCGGTGCGAACCGGCTCGCGACCGCCGAGGACCAGTTGCTCAGCGGGCAGAAGACGCTCAACACGGGGATCGGCACGGCGCGGACCGGCGCCTCCGACCTGCACACGGGCGCCGTCAAACTCGCCAGTGGAGCCGACCAGGTCGCGGCCGGCAACCAACAGATCGCCACTCTCGGCGACAAGATCGCGGATGCGTCGCAGACTGCGCACGGGCAGTTGGACACCATCCGGGCCGACCTGGTCGAGAAGCTCAAGGACTCCGGCCTGCCCGAGGCGACGCAGCAGGAGATCCTGGCCAAACTGGATGAGGTCCGTAAACCGCTGGATGACTTGAACACCAAGGTCCAGCAGGACCGCGGCCAGTTGGACACCCTTGCGAGCGGCTCCAAGCAGGTCGCCACCGGTGCCCACCAACTGGTCGAAGGCTCCCAGAAGTTGGTTGACGGGCTCGGCACCGCGCAGAGCGGCAGCAGCCAGCTGGTCTCGGGTCAGCAGCAGGCCCGCGATGGTGCCTATCAACTCAAAGACGGCGCGGCGAAAGCCAATTCAGGTGCGCAGCAGTTGCATTCGGGTGCGCAACAGGTCGACACCGGGGCTCGCCAGTTGCAGACGGGTATCGGTCAGGCGGACGGCGGCGCGCGCAAACTGCAGACCGGGGCCGGGCAACTGGCCACCGGAGCACACGATCTGCAGAAGGGTCTCGGGTCGGCCGTGACCGGTTCGAAGCAACTGGCCGACGGGTTGAAGGAGGGTCTGGGGTCGATTCCCGACCTCGACCAGGACGACCGTGACGCGACCGCGAGCACGATCGCCTCGCCGATCAAGACCCAGGACGTCGCCGAAGCCAAGGCCGGATCGTACGGCGCGGGGCTGGCTCCGTTCTTCTGCTGCATCGGTGCGTGGGTGGGCGCCTACGTGATGTTCCTGCTGGTGCGGCCCCTCTCACGCAGGGCGATCGCTGCCCGGCAGGGGCCGGGCCGCACGGCGCTGGCCGGCTGGCTCACCCCCGCCGCGATCGCCGTGGCCCAGGTGCTGATCATGCTGACCATCGTGGTCCGGGTGGTGGATATCAGCGTCCTGGAGAGTGTGCCGGTGCTGCTCTTCCTGGCGTTGACGGCCGTCACCTTCGTCGCGATCGTGCACACCCTCAACGCGTGGCTCGGTCCGGTCGGTCAGTTGCTCGGCCTGGTGTTGCTGGTGCTGCAACTGGCGTCGGCCGGTGGCACCTTCCCATGGCAGACACTGCCCACCGCCTTGCAGGCGGTCCACCATGTGCTGCCCATGAGTTACGCCGTCGATGGGCTGCGACATCTGATGTACGGCGCGCCACTCAGCGACGTGCCCATGGACGCGCTGGTGCTGGGCGTCTACCTCATCGCCAGCCTCGCCCTGACGGCAGCAGCGGCGTACCGCCGGCGGATCTGGAAGGTGGCGGATATCAAACCGGAGATCGCTCTATAA
- a CDS encoding TetR/AcrR family transcriptional regulator, with protein MPSKTAPGLPDGLAYTDYAARSRATQQHILDAAVEALVEAGYAGASTLEIQRRAGVSRGRLLHQYPHRDALLVAAVQHIAAARVSATAERRRWPKDAGRRIDAAVAAMWGTYHEGYFWAATELWLAARYNEALREALKPGEQALGASIRAAVDEMFGPELAQHEDYVATRELLNTSMRGVALTYAFDPHDPDRDTHLPMWRGMARRALL; from the coding sequence ATGCCCTCGAAAACTGCCCCGGGTCTCCCGGATGGGCTCGCGTACACCGACTACGCCGCGCGCAGCCGGGCCACCCAGCAGCACATCCTGGACGCGGCGGTCGAGGCGCTGGTCGAAGCGGGCTACGCCGGTGCCTCGACGCTGGAGATCCAGCGGCGAGCCGGGGTGAGCCGGGGTCGCCTGCTACACCAGTACCCGCATCGTGACGCGTTGCTGGTGGCGGCCGTCCAACACATCGCCGCCGCGCGAGTCAGCGCAACAGCGGAGCGGCGTCGCTGGCCCAAGGATGCCGGGCGGCGGATCGACGCAGCGGTCGCGGCCATGTGGGGCACGTATCACGAGGGGTACTTCTGGGCGGCCACCGAGCTGTGGTTGGCAGCGCGGTACAACGAGGCGCTGCGCGAGGCGCTCAAGCCGGGAGAGCAGGCCCTGGGAGCCAGCATCCGGGCGGCGGTCGATGAGATGTTCGGGCCGGAGTTGGCCCAGCACGAGGACTACGTGGCAACACGGGAACTGCTCAACACCAGCATGCGCGGGGTGGCACTGACCTACGCGTTCGACCCGCACGATCCGGACCGCGACACGCACTTGCCGATGTGGCGGGGCATGGCCCGGCGGGCTCTGCTGTAG